The Dehalobacter sp. DCM sequence CAATTACAATAATATTTTCCCAAGCAATGAGATTTTCGGCTGGGACAATATGAAACGTTTTCCGCCATGGAAATTTTTACTCATGCACTCCCTGATATACCGTACGGAACTGTTGCGCGAGTGCGGTCTACAGCTGCCGAAACATACCTTTTATGTGGACAATATCTTCGCCTACCAGCCGCTGCCTTACGTACAGACGATCTATTATCTGGATGTGGATCTCTATCACTACTACATTGGCCGCCAGGATCAATCTGTCAATGAAAGCGTTATGATTAAACGGATTGACCAGCAACTCCGGGTTACGCGCATCATGTTGGAATGCCACACGCTGCCGGGCACGATTCCCAGCAGGAAACTTGCCAGCTATATGTACAGTTATTTAGCGATCATGCTGACGATCTGCACGGTATTCTTGCGGTTGTCAGGCACTAAAGAAGATTTAGCCAAAGAAAAAGCACTTTTTAAATACGTGTCAAACTGTAATAATAACCTATTCCGCCATCCATCGACGCGTTTCTTCCGACTCGTGGGAGCCCTTCCGCGTAGGTCCAGTAACAGAATAACAGTGAGCCTCTATAAAATCGCACGCAGAGTGTATAAATTCAACTAAGGTCAAAGGGGACCCGGGGAGACAAAAGGGACGTAGACTTTGTCCCCTGAAGGAGACAAAGTCTACGTCCCTTTTGTCTCCCCCCTCGTCACTCTGTCCCCTTGTGGACTTAGTCTACTGAGTTTACTGACCCGATGCGTTTACTGATGTATTCTTTCAATTGCGATACGATCTCGTTGTCGACACCAAAAGGGATAT is a genomic window containing:
- a CDS encoding glycosyltransferase family 2 protein, which gives rise to MMKQQKKLITFAIPCYNSAAYMDRCIDGLVTLGNDVEVIIVNDGSSDDTAKIADRYAAQYPDIVRAVHQENGGHGESVNSGLKNATGTYFKVVDSDDWIDSQAIIDVLDTLKDLISQNVALDLMICNYIYEKVHEGTRNVINYNNIFPSNEIFGWDNMKRFPPWKFLLMHSLIYRTELLRECGLQLPKHTFYVDNIFAYQPLPYVQTIYYLDVDLYHYYIGRQDQSVNESVMIKRIDQQLRVTRIMLECHTLPGTIPSRKLASYMYSYLAIMLTICTVFLRLSGTKEDLAKEKALFKYVSNCNNNLFRHPSTRFFRLVGALPRRSSNRITVSLYKIARRVYKFN